GGTGCTATCGCTCCTGTGGAAAGTGTTGGTATAGAGCAAGGTAAGCTGGCACCAGATTTTGAACTCGAAACATTAGATGGAGATCGTTTTAAATTATCGGAGTTGCGAGGGAAAAAGGTAATATTGAATTTTTGGGCGACGTGGTGTCCTCCATGCCGAGAAGAAATGCCTGGAATGCAGCAATATTATGAGGAGAATCAAGACGAAGTTATTGTAGTTGCTGTTAACTTAACTGATAAAGATACAAGTGAAAAAGCTGTCCATGATTTTATTGATGAGTTTGGATTTACATATCCAATACCGCTTGATCGCGATGGAGATATTGCAAAAGAGTATGGTGTTTTTGTTGTTCCTACAACTTATTTTATAGGAACCGATGGGGTTGTTCAACAGCCACGCGTAGCTGGACCTTTGGAATATGATTATATGACAGAGATGATTGATACGTTAAATTAATTTAACTAATTATAAAATTTGTAGAAATGGTAATACTTCCTAGTAGAACGTGTATAAAAAGGGGTGGATTACCATTTCACTTAAAAAGAAGCAGCGTTTCGATGAACTTGTTGCGGAAAATCGAAAACAGATTTTAGAAGACAGAAAACTTATGGAGCAAATTGAGGATAATTTGGACATGAGAATGCATCAAACTGTAAAAAGAGTAAATGAAAATTAAAAAAGTGCTACTTCCATAAGGGAAAGGAAGTAGCATTTTTGTGTATAGGATCTTGCTTTATTGAAAGAATAAGCCTATCTATTTAAGAAAGGAGAATCAGCATGACAGATAAACATAATCATCAGCCAAAACCTGATGATCGCAGTGATAATGTAGAAAAACTGCAAAACATGGTGCAAGATACGATTGAGAATGTAGAAGAGGCACATGAAACAATGCAATTCAGTTCTGGTGAAGAGAAGGAACAAATTATTGCGAAGAATAAGCGCAGAGAAGAAGCAATTGAAGGTTTCCGTGAAGAAATAAAGGATGAATCCCAGCAATAATGGGATAATGCAGCCTCAGACTATCAGTGTTTGAGGCTGTTTTATTTTTAAATCATCACCAATCACTTTTTCTATGTTTTGTGATACGATTAAGAAAGTGACAAAATTAAGAGGAAGTGAAATAAAATGAAGAAAGTACGTACACCATTAGAAGTAAGGTATCAAGAGACAGATCAAATGGGGGTTGTCTACCACGCGAATTATTTAGTTTGGTTTGAAATAGGTAGAACCAAATATATTGAGGCACTCGGTCTTAGCTACGCAGCAATGGAAAAGGATAACGCCGTGTCCCCAGTACTCGACGCGCAAATTACATTTAAGAAACCTATACGATATGGTGAGGATGCATATGTAGAAACATGGTTGGAAGAATATGATGGACTTCGAACAGTATATGGTTATCATATTCTTGATTCTGCCGGTGACATTGCTGTATGTGGGTATACAAAGCATGCAGTTGTGAAGAAGGATACATTTCGGCCAATGTCTTTAAGAAGGGCATTTCCAGAATGGCACCAAGCTTATTCGGAGCAAATTAAGGGTGAAAAATAATGGCATTTGGAATTAAAAGAAGTGAATTACTTGCTTGGAAGGAAAATGTGACAAATGGCAACATTGATTTTCTAACACATTATTGGATTGATGAACGTTTTCCTGGCTGTAATACGGTGACAAAAGTAGGGTGTAATGATTTGGACAAGCTGATAGCTTGGGGGAAAAATTACGGACTTCAAAAGGATTGGATTCATCAGGATGATATATACCCACATTTTGATTTGTTTGGTGAGCGCCAACGTGAAATATTGCAAAGAGAAAATCAATGGGAACAAATTGATCGATTTAAATTATGACCCGGCTGGTTACATAATTTTTAAGTTAAAATAAAATTTAAGGCGATGTTCAACGCTGGTCTACGTTAAACATCGCCTTTTTAATTATGAATTAAACATACTCCATAATCGGTTCGTTACGTTTATCATCTAGACTAACTTCTAAATCACTATTTTCAAAATACCATGCATCCGCATCCTCTATAAAAAATGTAATAT
This region of Oceanobacillus sp. FSL K6-2867 genomic DNA includes:
- a CDS encoding TlpA disulfide reductase family protein — translated: MFKKIFGLTMLLVLIGIVIGNLIDHRNESKSNETEKYLYDVTGDTNVKGGAIAPVESVGIEQGKLAPDFELETLDGDRFKLSELRGKKVILNFWATWCPPCREEMPGMQQYYEENQDEVIVVAVNLTDKDTSEKAVHDFIDEFGFTYPIPLDRDGDIAKEYGVFVVPTTYFIGTDGVVQQPRVAGPLEYDYMTEMIDTLN
- a CDS encoding FbpB family small basic protein — protein: MYKKGWITISLKKKQRFDELVAENRKQILEDRKLMEQIEDNLDMRMHQTVKRVNEN
- the tlp gene encoding small acid-soluble spore protein Tlp; this encodes MTDKHNHQPKPDDRSDNVEKLQNMVQDTIENVEEAHETMQFSSGEEKEQIIAKNKRREEAIEGFREEIKDESQQ
- a CDS encoding thioesterase family protein, which gives rise to MKKVRTPLEVRYQETDQMGVVYHANYLVWFEIGRTKYIEALGLSYAAMEKDNAVSPVLDAQITFKKPIRYGEDAYVETWLEEYDGLRTVYGYHILDSAGDIAVCGYTKHAVVKKDTFRPMSLRRAFPEWHQAYSEQIKGEK